The Cutaneotrichosporon cavernicola HIS019 DNA, chromosome: 5 DNA segment GTCAGCTCTGACGGCTTGTGTGCTCACTGGTGCGATGGAGGTGACAACCCGCCCGTAAGAGCTGTAGTCGGCCCAGAGGAATGGCGAGAGCCAGCCAAGACCCAGAAGACAACCCcagaggatgaggttgtGCCATGGCCCGCTGGTTGCTATGCGCGCACGCGCCCGGGTTGGGAGGTAGTCGAccgaggaggggaagacTACGCTTGCGCTGGGCACAACGGCGTGGATCGCGAACTGGAGCTTGGATGGGTTAACGTCGTCGAGTGCTGCTGCGAGCGCGTGCCCCGCTTCGTGAATGAGTTGGGCCAGCACGAGAGCAAGTACAAGCGTAGGAAGGTGGGAGAGGGGCGTGGTGACTCCAGGTATCTTGTGTCAGCTGAGCAAAACAATGCCTTACAAGTGGTACCAGCCCGGGATTGGCGGTATGTATTTCTCTTGCCTCAGGCAGAGCGCGACGGAGTATCCTTGCTGCCGGAGGATGTGCGGCGTGCGCCTCAGCTTCTTCCCAGACTGCGTGCCAAGCACGCATGAGTGCCCACAACGCACCGAccagcgcgccggcgcaaCCCAAACATcccgccgcgacgccagTATCGTAGAACTTTCTGGCCCCCACTCTTCCCTTTATCGAGAGACGGCCAATAACCCTCTTCGGAAGGCCGTTGAGTGCGCCCGTTGACGTCGAGACGGTCAGGCCTTGCCGAGACACGATCCACTCCGACCGCCGCGAGAGAGAACGATATGCGGCGGGCGTGAGTTTGCGTGCCTTTGCCAGTGAGGGAGCTGTGCGGAGTGCGAGAGTTGGTGCGGcgcggagcgcgaggcctAGCGCCAGTAAAAGGGCtagggggaggaggacgtcgagcaTCGCCGAGTGCCGGCGGATGGAGTGATGGGGAGGTGTGTTGGGTGGAGACAATTGCTGTgttgggtggaggttgaagGTGTTTgcaggacgccgaggtggtTGGTGCGCCGCCACCAAGCCATACCCCGGTGGCGTAGAGATTACAGTACCGGCCGCCGAGAGCAGGTTGGAACAACTCCGTCGTCCGTCGTCGTTGCTGTGCTGTTGCGGTGTCGTTGCAGTGTCGTTGCATGGGTGGCGACTCGGGCCAGGgccagcgcgacgcgttGACACGTTAACCTTATCCGCTGGAATCCCGCAATGATCACAACATACTGAATCTTCAATGCCAGGCTCACCGCCAAACCTTCCACCGTCGCCACTAGTGCATGCATACTGCGTCGACAAAGCAGCTAAGGCtgtcctcggcatcgctCGCCTGACTGGACGAACACATCGGTGCATGGCGAGACTGTCCACTCCCCTCTTGTCGTCTACGCCTGCAGCATTCTGCAGCATCCACCCTCAATACCACCCACCTACACCTCCCACACTCTCCTCCAACCCTTCTACCTCCCAACCTTCTACCTCCCAACCTTCTACCTCCCAACCTTCTACCTCCCAACCTTCTACCTCCCAACCTTCTacctcccaacctcccccGCGTCTCTATCCACGCTCAAAGCGTCAAATTGGACCATCTCACACGGACCATGCCCAGAACATGTCCGCGCAACAGACAAACATTTCCATCGGTCGCGTGGCGAAATGGCATCGCGTCTGACTACGATTAGTTGATCAGGAGATCGCGGGTTCGACCCCCGTCGTGACCTGGAGCGTGAGAGCGCGCCTACCTTTTGGCCGATGCTCAGGTTCAAGGGTAGAACCTCCTCTCAAGACTCTTTGCTCTTTGCTCTTTGCTCTCGGGGAAACACCAATGGCCCAGGTTGTTCAACGGACTGGCACATGGTCACCAGTGGGCGTTGACGGCCTGGACAAGTTTGGTTGCATACATCTACGGTTGGATCTCTCTCGGAATGGGAATCGTTTTTCCTCACTACGCCATGGGCGCTTGGAGAGAAAATTAGGACATTGAGCTCGTCATTGAGAGATGCGTGAGAAGGTGTCAGTTGTCAGCTCGTCTTATATGTTCTGGTGGACGCTGGGGTCGCCAGAGCAGCGATCGTGCAAGCCAACATCATTGGCGAGACACTCAGGCCTCTGAGCACGGGGTTGTGCTTTGTTGTTGCTCACTGGACCACGGGGACACGGAGCATGTGTGTCCAAGCATTACTGGCGACTGGGAGGTATCAAGCTTTGATCGTGTGCTGCTCAAATCTCAGATGCATCCATTCTACCACGACGCTCGATCCCCTGACTCTCGCGACCGCTCTTTTGTGACGCACAGGCCATGCATAGCGTACGCCTCGTCGTAATTTTCCACCTCTCTTGCTTACGCAGTGCGCAGAATGATGTGCACGCCAGAGTCACTCTCAATGAGGGGGCTcatctcgccgacctcaagcgCGTAAGTCCCgtcctggcgtcagctcgtTCACACTAGCAGCACGCCATCTGATGGCGCACAGCATCATGGACGCCGGCCTCACCTCAAACGCCTTCTGCATCTGGCCGCGGCCGAAGAAAccgaggtcgccgccggAACGCGCGCTCGAACAGTCACTCTCGGTGCTCGCAATCTTGGCGAACTCGGCAGCACGCTTGTCGGCCGGCAGGGCCTGGATCGTGGTGAGGTATCCCTGGATCtgggcgcgcgcctcgggGAGGGTACGGGTGATGTTttgctggtgtcagctgaccGTTGACGGAGCAAGGTGAGCCCGTCAGAACAGACATAGGAGTAGTCCAAAAGCCCAACCTACCTGCTTCCAGCTGCTGGGACGCCGGCTCCCAGCGTGCTTGGCAAGAATGTGGCTTGCGCGGACCTTGCCCTCCGGCACAGCGTTGGCCGAGAGGTACTTGGCTCCGGGAAGGTTCTTGGCTGCGTCCTCGCTGATGTCGGCGGGTCTCTCCCAGGTGCTCTGGCCTGTGGAGCCGTTGTAGTAGTAGggcagcgagcgcgagttgGACCAGCGGACCTCCCAGCCAGACATTGTGAGTGAGTTTATGTGgtgtgggagtgggaggggagcaagacggagacggagatggagacggagacggagacggagTTGAGTGAGAGTGATTGTAATCCAGTCGCGGTTGGCTTTGGCGGGATGCGAGTAATCGACTATGACGCGTTCCGGCACGTGGCACGGAGATTGGATCTTGTCCGCTTACACCTATCATTTTTCCTCCTTTACTCGGCATCTGCATCAAAGTGTGCATGACCGGGATGACGGAGTATGCATTCTAGTAGTTGCAAGTGGAGTGTTCATGTAGTCTGATTTGTCTAGGGCCTTGGAGCATTGGAGCATTGCGGCCGAGTGGTCGAGTTGCTTGGCTTGAAGTGGGATGATAACAAAAGTTGGACCATCTCAACCACCCATTCAACATGTCGTCAACACAACCAGCACCCACCTCAGCGTCAACGCAGCCCACACAGTCCACTCCCGAGGAGAACAAGTGGCAGGACTGCACGTATGTAGCCGCCTGACAATGC contains these protein-coding regions:
- the pin1 gene encoding uncharacterized protein (PPIC-type PPIASE domain), producing MSGWEVRWSNSRSLPYYYNGSTGQSTWERPADISEDAAKNLPGAKYLSANAVPEGKVRASHILAKHAGSRRPSSWKQQNITRTLPEARAQIQGYLTTIQALPADKRAAEFAKIASTESDCSSARSGGDLGFFGRGQMQKAFEDGTYALEVGEMSPLIESDSGVHIILRTA